The following DNA comes from Ammospiza caudacuta isolate bAmmCau1 chromosome 15, bAmmCau1.pri, whole genome shotgun sequence.
ACAGTGCTAAAGGCACCCTGACCCTCATCCCCTTTTCCATGGGCTGCCTCCTTGGATGATCCTGACACCTGTTTGGATAAGCACATCTTTATtacatccctgccctgctcaccctgcacTGGAGGAGCCACCAGAGCCCTTCAGAAGGAGACAAGTGCTGCATTCACATTGACTTCAGAGCTCCTTTGacaccaggagagctgctggcagcctcctctgcccttcacacAACAGAGAGCCACGAGGAAATTCCCAGTAGGACCATCCCCAGCTCTCAGAGCCAGCTGAGCACTCCCTCCCCCGTGCCTGGGGGAAAGCCAGCAGGGTATAAAGATgctgaaagcaaatgaaaggGAAACCTTGGCTCTCCCAGTCTCTCCATGAGTCACctcacagcccagccagcagcgACCTTTGTATCAGCACACATCCTTTATCCACACCGCTATTCCTGCATTGCCCTGCCACTAAAATACCCTCTATGAAAGCAAGGAGGAAATCCGTTTGACTTCTACAAGACTTCAAGGCAGATAACAAATGTCTCAGCAGCTCGTTTTCTGCTCTGCGAGGTGGCACTGATGCTCCCCGGGAACACCTTCAGTTCTCTGAGGATTCAAGGAATAATTCAATAGTAATAACAGGGATGCTGAGACGCGGGAAGCGAAGCAGCTGCTCAAACCCGGACCCGATAACCACCACCAAGCATTTGTGAAACCACAGAGCAAACAGAGCAACCGGCTCGGTGCTGGCATCAGCGGcgagcccaggctggcagctcgGAAGGGAGGGCAGAGGATGTGCCGGTGCTCCCTGCAACCCGCCCGGCTCCGagcccccgcccggcccctcCTGCCCCGACACCGACGCGAACCGCACAAGGGAGCCAACTCTGCCGCCGAGGGAGCGCGGGGCAGGCGGGACAGGAGCCCgccgggctgccctgggcaccgaGCGgcggccccagccctgccctccacaggTGACACCGCCGGGAGACGCGGGGCAGCTGCCAGGCCCCGGCCGGGACCGGGGAGCCTCCTCCGTCCAGGGGCCGGGCCCGCATCCCTCCCAGCGCGGTGCAGATCCGGCCGCAGCCCCCGAGGCGAGCCCCGCGCCGGGAgcgccgccgggccgggccgggcagagcgggcgggacgcggggccgggccgggccccgccgcaCTCACCATCGCCGCCGACGCCGCCATCTTGGATCCACGTGTCGGCGCTGCCGTCACCGGAAGCGGCGCGCGGTTGGCTGCGGGGCCGATCGCCATGGCGACCGCGGCGGCCGCGCAGGACCGCGCCGGGCGGCGGCGCTCCGCGCTACCGGGGCCGGGCCCAGCGCAGCCCCGGATCGGCACAGCCCTCCTGCCGGGAGAGCCGGGGCGGGGGTCTCCGCTCCCGTCCCCAGCGGGTCTCCGGCCCCGCGAAGCcggctggggagggggcgggcCGCACCGCCATCTTTGCTGAGGGCAGCGGGCTTTGCACGGGGAGCGGGCGCGACGCTGCGGCCGCCATGTTTGGtgagggcggcggggccgggaggcGCCCGAAGCGTTCCGAACCTCCCGGTCCCTCCCGGTCCTTCCCGGTTCCTCGCGGTTCCTCCCGGTCCCTGCGGTGCCACCCGGGCGGTCCGCGGCCCGGGCCTGCTCAGAGGGCGCTGCGGGTCTGCCCGGCTGCGGGCCCCTGCCCGGGCTGCGGAGCAGCAGGAACGGCCAGGAGAGGAAAGgttgataaatattttattgattaCAAAATAAAAGATCCCAAAGCAGAAGCGACGGCGTTTGCCTCTTGGTATCAAAAATGTAATCACAGGCACCAGTCTCTTTGCTGTAAGAGGTACATGGCTGTCTTTAAAATATACTGTTTACTCCTTTTCCCCAAATAACCTAatgaaatactaaaaataaacaGTAACATTAAGTGAGTGTGCAGGGAGCACCTGGCCCTTGCTGACACTGCAAATGCCCCAGCAGACAACAAATGCTGCCTGTAAGCTTTGCATGGGGGAGAGGGCTCCTTTTGCCATGGCTTTGGGCTCCAGAGGTTCCTCCCAAGGCAGGTGGAGGAGGATCCATGCAGGGATGGCCTGGAAAAGCCCTGTCTGTGTCCATCTGCCCCTGTGGCACAGCCTCACCAAACCTGCACTCTGCACAGGGGCTGCCATGAAAATACCGGGGAAGGAAAcccaggagggagagaggaggtAAAGGGTCTGTGACACTCAACATCCAAACCCCAGGATCCCGTGCTgatgctgagcccaggggctgcactgCAGTGTGCCTTAGGGGGATCCCCTGGGCTCAATCAcacagggagcacaggcactgcagggcatGTCCCCAAAGCCAGCACCTAAGGCACATACTGCTGCAGAACAAAGTCATAAAATCTCAGAAGGATTATAAAAATACTGATCTGGGTTTTTCCTTGCAGCAAAAGCAGGCCTGgccccatccctgtccatcctCCTGGGGTCTCAGCACCACTGTCCAGCCAGCACTTCCTGGAGCCACTGCCCCAGGGACGTTCAGGCTCCTGGGAAAGGCACAAGGTGTGGCCACGTCTCTTCTCCCTCCATcatgtgctgctccagcccagccactCCAGCAAGCCTGAGgttcctgggccaggctggcagggaagcAAGGCACAGGTGAGACAGGGAAGAGCTGGCAGTGTCCGCCCCAAGCATCCCATGCTAGGGCTCCTGCTGGTACTGGCTCTCTGTGGCAGTGAAGAAATCCTCCAGAACACTCTGTATGTACTCAAAAGTGGGGCGATCCTCGGGTTTGATCTTCCAGCACCTCATCATGATGTCATAGAGCTCCTCAGGGCAGTTATCTGTGCGGGGCATCCGGTAGCCACGCTCCAGAGCCCTGATCACCTCCACGCTGGACATCCCTGGaaaacagggacaggagaaCATCACCTGCTTTATCACTGCTGTCTTTGAAAGtcataaaatccccaaacccaaaacttcTCTCCTTTTGGGCAATGTTTCCAGGAAGGGAAAAGTGGTtagaggggctgggaaggggaaacTGCTGCTCCTGGTCAGGGAAACGTGGACAAAGGAGATGCTGGGTTATTGTAGGATGGAGTTTTGTGCCCCAGGACAGATGGGGCTTATAATCACtttgaataaattaaaatcacTTTGCATAAATTCAAATGGTAAGTCTGTGATGAGCCATTGCTTCCAATGAAAAGTCAGtgcaagggcagagctgctcctcagaaCAGCCTGTTGTGCCGCCCAGATCCACCACAATCCATTTGTGGTAGCATTTACAGAGTAACTCCCCAGTGAAAAAAGGTACCAAAATAATTATTAGTATAAAATTAGGGTGGTCCCTAATGATAAGGATTTACAGGGTTTTCCCATGGAGCTGGAGAAGCTCAGGTCACATGCATGGGGCCCAGAAGGTGAAATGTCTTTTGGAAACAGAGGAGGCATTTAAGCTCCTTACCTGGGTAGGGGATGCGTCCATAGGTGATGATCTCAGTCAGGAGGACCCCAAAGGACCAGACATCTGATTTTATAGTGAAAGATCCGTAGTTGATGGCTTCTGGTGCAGTCCATTTAATGGGAAACTTGGCACCTGGGCAAAGAGATCCAATGGGAATCATGAACCCAACCCCAACTGCTGAGAAATGCGTGGTGAAATATGGGGaacaagaaacaaacagaagaggAACAAGTGAAGTGATGCAAATGAGAGGAGCTTCCCTCTGCCCATGtacccagcacatccctcccGGGGTCAGGACCACCATGGGGGCAAGGGAACCCCCCAAGCTGTCACCCCCAGCACCTTCCCGGGCCGTGTACTCGGTGTCCTCGATGACCCTGGCCAGCCCAAAGTCTGCAATCTTgcacaccagcactgctgacacCAGGATGTTGGCGGCTCTCAGGTCTCTGTGGATGTAGTTCCTCTTCTCAATAAAAGCCATTCCTTCTGCAATCTGCCACAGGGGAACAGGGCAAATGCAAACAGGCTGCTTGAAATAACACACACCCCCTCAGCACCAGAGAAGTCAATTGCTTCTGGCCAGCACTCAGAAAAGGGTGAAAGGAGGCAGGAGATGGATGTCccatcctggaagtgttcaaggtcaggctggacagggcttggagcaacctggtctagtgtaAGTGTCCCTGCTTGTGGcaaggggttggaatgagatgagctttaaggttccttccaacccaaaccattctgtgactttCCTGTATGGAAACTGCTCTACAAGCAGGAAATCCCTTACAGAAGAGGTTGGGGTTTGGGTGAGCAGCCCAACATGACACCTGTGATCACCAGAGGCTGTGAGTGTTTGCAGGGCAAGGTGTAAGTGGGCTTCATCCACAGCCATGAGGATGTAGAGGAGGAGCAAATAATTCTCTACTCAGGGAAGACATGAGGCCAGTCTCCAAATACAGCCACAGTGACTCACTAATTGCTGCAGGAGGGTCAGTATTCCAGAGCTTCCTTAGCTGGGGCAGAAAAGCATAGTGGAAGATGCCTGAGCTCTTCCAGATTAGTTTCTGAAGAGTCACCTGTGTTTGTAGACAGGATGGCTGTGATGGCCCCTGACAATCCCCCCCACCCCTGTGCCTTCTGAAGTCCCTGCACTcggtgctgtgtgtgcaggtcTCAGCCTGATCAGGCAGAGGTGACCTGGTGTGTGCACAACCAAACCCCAAAGCTGCCCTGTTACCCCATACCAGAGTCCAGAATGTgaaggggcaggagcagccagaggggagATCCCCCCTCCTTATCACACCCACACAAGCTGTGGGTGAGGTGCAGCTCCCACAGAGCTCTCCTCACTAAATACAGAAGTAGCCAGGCAAGAGCGGAAGGATCATTTCCATGACCACAGATGCATTTCTGCCCGCAgtgactcagccccagcccaggggccaggctgctgcctgctgtgacagcccttcagcctctgctctccccagagctgctccagcagcccctcagatacatgggctgagctggggctggcaggaggcagctTGCTGAGAGCAGATGGTGCAGGAGAGCACAGCTGATGCACagaccccagcacagccagctccagcagccagtGACCTGGTCTCAGCCCACAGCGCTCCCATCCTGGATTTCCTATTGCTCAGGTGCCTCTGTGAAATATTTGAGCTCAGCACAAAGGGTCCCTGGGTTCAGTCCTCACCCAGGGgcactgcagaagcagcaggggcTCAGTGGTTGTGCAAATGGTTGCACCTGGAGTGAAGTGCTTAACATCCTGTTCTGCTGTACTCAAAATCAGCTCCTGAATATATCCCTGAAATAATTATCTGTGAgtcctcctgcctctccagctgccttctcctgctgtgaCAGCCCTCTGTGACTTTATTGAACCACAGGCCTCCCTAGGCATTCCCCTGGGACAACACAGCCTGCTGTCCTCCCTCCAGGACACTGGGAACCATGCCTGGCTCAGCCCCTCGTTTATTGGGAGCACACAGGATCATGCTGCAGGATTCCTGTAAACCCACAGGGCTTCACACCCCTGTGGTGCTGTCCTGAAGCAGTGCTGAGGGGGTGGGCTGGGTGTGTGGCCATGCTGGGTTTGTGGAGCTTTGGCCAAGTTTGCAGGTAAGGTTTGCAGGTagctgtcacagcagcagcaaattaGAAATTATAGTTACCAGTATAAATAGTTATCAATCATAGAAATTGATAACATTGTCCTGGGCTTGGTCAGACCACACCAATCAGCACCAGCACATTTGCAATTGTGAGCTGTGGAATTAagccccatcctcatcctcgcTTCTCCACAAAGCAGAGTCGCCCATGGGCTGTGAGGGCTACAGGAACCATGGCAAACACAGAAGTCAGCAGCCAATCCTCCCCAGGatgtgtgcagctctgctgtgcactgCTCAGGTGCAGGTGGGCTAGCTGAGTGCTGCAGATATTGGTGTGGTGAGGGGGAAGCTGCCACTTCTCctttcccacagccctgctcctgtgagGTCAGCGGGATGGGGATGGTGAGCAGGCAGTGGCTGCCCACAGGAAACCTCACtgcatccccagcactgctcacagcaggctcctggctggccctgcacaaGCTCCAGGTGAGTTCCCAGGCTACTCACTCACCCTTTTCAGGGATGCAAGGGGCACTCAGAGCTAGGGAAGGTCTGCTCCTTCCTCACCTGGGCAGAGAAGTCGATCAGCTTCGGCAGCGGCAGCTTGTTCCCCTCATCGCTCTTCAGGAAATCCAGTaagctccctgcaggcagggaaaggtgccagggctgttggTTTAGCTGGAGTCTGCACCCCCACTTAGGGTGGCACAGAGTCCTGAGGAGCCAAGCAGGACAAGGGGACTCTGGAAACAACTTGATCCCCATCCCACTCCCATGGATAGGCACTAGTGCAGGCTCCCTCTGCCTTGCAGAGTGCTTGTTCTCATCTGTCCCCTCTTAGGtgtccctcctctcccagtgcTGTCACCACATCCACTCTCCCAGcaccctgccccagagctgtggcaggagcagaaaCTGCTCCCAAAGCCCTGGGAGTGGTGCAGAGCCCACAGCCAAGCCTGGGGATGTGGAAGGGATTGATCCTGCACCACCCCAGGAACCTGAGTGCCCACAGACATCCCTCAGGATGcagactgcacctttctccaTGAATTCAGTGATGATGAAGATGGGCTCCTCCCTGGTGACCACTGCATGCAGCTTCACCAGCTTGTCGTGCTGCAGAGTCTTCATCAGGTTTGCCTCCTCCAGGAAGGCTTCCACAGACATGCTGCCCGGCTTCATGGTCTTCACTGCCACCTTGGTGTGCTTGTTGTAGGTGGCTGGGGGTGGCACAACAGAGCATtcccacactgccctgggagccctgggctTTGGAGCCACAGTCCCAGccctcctgagctgctgtgggaaggcTGGAGgccacacacagcccagggctgtccccacatGCCCAGCCCCAACCAGGCCCTGCatcaaggcagggtcacctccaTGTCcctctgcttctctccctccctgccttttCCACcccaccatccctctacctTCTCAGACATCCCCCACTCTTCCTCCTTCACCACCACCTTCATCACCCTCCCAGCAACCTCCCCATGACTCTCACCCATCCACACTTCTCCGAACTGCCCGGCTCCCAGCTTCCTCTCCAGGCTCAGGGACTCCCGAGGGATCTCCCAGGCGTCTTTCTCCCAGGGCTTCTGTGGTTTGGGCACTCGGCACGGGTGGGTGagcctctggcacagcccatCGCTCTGACCTGGGGGAGCATCCAGGGCCATCAGCCAGCCTGTCCCACTGCCACACTGTGCTTCATGGGGAGCTCTGGCCACCGtgggtgtgcagggacaccagcaCCACCGCTGTGACAGCCAGCAGCGGCCATGGCAATGGGGGAAGGCATGGAAGTCACTGCACGATGGCAATAGGGGAAGGTCTGGAAGTCACTGCATGTTACAGTCACAGCCCAGGGGTGATGGgcaggagcccctcagcctctGCACACCCCcagctgcttggctcagggacaAAGCCCCGTTTGGGAAGGGGGGCCGGGCACCCCAGGGCTCACCCTTGTAGTGCTGGACGAGCTCCTGCAGCGTGTTGAAGTTGTTCCGAGGGGAGATGTAGAAGCCGCCGCTGTCCAGGGTCCGGATCTTGTAATGCTTCACTGCCCCGCCCCGCAGCTCGTCCGCGTCCCGCACCGAGAGCGAGTAGGAGCCTgcgggaggggacagctggCACCTCCCCGGGAGCATCCCACgaacattcctgctgctgctcccggcCATCCCGGCTGCACAGAGCATCGCCCAGCAGAACCAGCAGCGCCCACCCCACTGTGCTGCCACCACCCCTTCAGCCCCAGGCCTGCACCCAAACACCCAAAGCAGCCCCAAAGGGACACATCCCTCATCCCTGCAGTGGGATTTGGACATGTGGCAGCACCACAGGACATTGCAGGGGCACCTCCACGCAGAGCATGggccccccagtccctccctgcagcacagcacatccccagggctggggagggagctcCTCTTCCAGGCAAAGGGGGCGAGGGCAGCCCTTGGGGCAGCTGTTCCCCAGCACTGTGCCATGGACACCCCTCACACCTTTTGTTGTCTCGCTGTCCCTGATCATGAAGGAGCCAATCATGTTCCCAGGGCCAAGGAGCTGCCGCTCCGCATCCTTCCTGCTGACATCCTTGAAAAAccacctgcagcagagccaagggAAGCCAGGAATGCTGGATGGGGCAGGACAGGAGGCAGGAGCGGGGACAGCGGCAGTGGGGAGGTGGGGGACAGCATGGGGACGGGATCTGGCATGTAGGGATGGACTCACTCCTCTGTCTCCAGCGAGTTGTCTTGGGCAACGTAGTTGCTGGGGATGAAGCCTTCACGTCCTGTCACCAGCGACCGTGCTCGCCACCATTCCCCTGACCTGTGACAGAAGTGGCATTGGGTTGGCTCCTGCCACCTGGacctgggcaccagcagctcctctaGGGCAAATTCCATcaaaaaatcccagcagggccacagAAGCCATCAGGAGACCCTGGACAGGGGTCTTCAGCAGCACTTACTTCTCCAGGACCTTCATGCGCTCGCCCTTCTGGAAGCTGAGGTCCCCAGCGTTCATGGCCTCGTAGTCGTAGAGTGCCAGCACCACGCTGTCCCCCGGGCCTGCAGCAAgggagctccctgggcaccctccctgtgctgggatggggtgCCAGCCACTCCTGCCATGAATTCTGGCCAGGACATTGGCCAGgacccccacagccccagcacctccaTCCTCATCGTGTCACGTCTGGCCCCTcaagggagcccagagctcccatCCTTCCAGGATGTGCTCACCCCCAGGTCAGAGAGGATCTGGCCACGCTGCCCCCACACACTCCAAACCCCTGCACCCCTTTGCAGCCCCCTTGTACCTACCATCCACAGGCAGGGGGACAGCCATGCTGGGGACATTGGTGTTCTGGAAAGTGCAACAAAACCACAGAGTGACATCACAGGTGGCAGAGACCTGTTTCCCATGGGGGGGTCTTGGCCCCAACAGCaatggcaggaacaggagggCACCCgaggggcagcaccagcaccactTGACACAATAATCCACCCAGCACCAGCATCTCCACCCCCTCCCAAcaccttccttttttcttcctttctccatAACTCCTGGATTCCCATCAGGTCCACCCTGTGCTTTGTCCCAGTGTGGCCTGGGCTCCCACCCCATTGCCCAGTCCCTGTCCTggagcacaggcactgccagtgccctcAGCTGTCTCCACTCTcggtgctggtggcactgctgaggAGAGGGCCTGAACCCCCTGTGACAGCTCAGCCCTGAAATCTCTCATCACTCACCCTCTTGTTGGTGGCTGTGGGGTCTCTCACATAGTGGCCCTGCTGGATGGTGGGgccaggatcaggatcagggtCAGTTTTTGCTATCTTCTCTTGGCCACCAGCTTCCTTTGACCTCACACAACCCATGCTGCAGCCAAGGAAGGGGAAGTGAGGCCATTGCAACAGAGGTGAAAGCCCCGCTCCAGCCCCAGTCCAGCCCATTCCCAtcagctcccacagcacaaggccccagtgc
Coding sequences within:
- the HCK gene encoding tyrosine-protein kinase HCK, which encodes MGCVRSKEAGGQEKIAKTDPDPDPGPTIQQGHYVRDPTATNKRNTNVPSMAVPLPVDGPGDSVVLALYDYEAMNAGDLSFQKGERMKVLEKSGEWWRARSLVTGREGFIPSNYVAQDNSLETEEWFFKDVSRKDAERQLLGPGNMIGSFMIRDSETTKGSYSLSVRDADELRGGAVKHYKIRTLDSGGFYISPRNNFNTLQELVQHYKGQSDGLCQRLTHPCRVPKPQKPWEKDAWEIPRESLSLERKLGAGQFGEVWMATYNKHTKVAVKTMKPGSMSVEAFLEEANLMKTLQHDKLVKLHAVVTREEPIFIITEFMEKGSLLDFLKSDEGNKLPLPKLIDFSAQIAEGMAFIEKRNYIHRDLRAANILVSAVLVCKIADFGLARVIEDTEYTAREGAKFPIKWTAPEAINYGSFTIKSDVWSFGVLLTEIITYGRIPYPGMSSVEVIRALERGYRMPRTDNCPEELYDIMMRCWKIKPEDRPTFEYIQSVLEDFFTATESQYQQEP